The following coding sequences are from one Deltaproteobacteria bacterium window:
- a CDS encoding ABC transporter ATP-binding protein yields MHRLWGYIVYYRARYMRGILCLIVSATLAMSIPLLLKWTIEAIQHQRPFREVMWHVVAIIGIACVQGVVRSFSRFMIFNVGRDIEYQLRNDLFAHLQKLSLGYYQRQAIGDLMSRLVNDVTAVRLLLGLGILNLLNTPLYYIYAGSAMVMMDPQLTLAALATYPLMFLFVKRMSRQMMEKTLKVQEGLADLSTRVQESVSGMHVVRAYVREDWQAAEFGRRNDTFREESMSLARVRGLFPPLMKAVSGLGLLVVLWYGGSHVIAGRLSLGDLVAFMGYLHLLAWPTMALGWLISIVQRGKAALKRLESIFQTQPEIVDGQGDGLARQIHGEIHFQDVDFGYRAHVNGHLVLRDINLTIPAGTTVAVVGRMGSGKSTLVQLLPRLFDVQNGTITIDGQDIRTCSLAALRHWVGFVPQDPFLFSTRIKENIAFSLPAVDMERVRWAARVAHLDQDIADFPRGYDTVVGERGITLSGGQKQRMTLARALLADPPILVLDDALSSVDAQTERQILRGLREATHEKTVVVISHRIAAVRDADMIVVLDEGRIVETGTHTQLVERGGIYAEIFQQQALEEELAEL; encoded by the coding sequence ATGCACCGTCTGTGGGGTTACATTGTTTACTACCGCGCTCGATATATGCGCGGAATTCTTTGCCTGATCGTCTCTGCGACCTTGGCGATGTCCATTCCGCTATTGCTCAAATGGACGATCGAAGCGATTCAGCATCAGCGACCGTTTCGCGAGGTGATGTGGCACGTGGTGGCGATCATAGGGATTGCTTGTGTCCAAGGAGTGGTCCGCTCATTTTCGCGCTTCATGATCTTCAATGTTGGGCGGGACATTGAATACCAGCTTCGCAACGACCTCTTTGCTCACTTACAAAAACTCTCACTCGGATATTATCAGCGTCAAGCAATTGGCGACTTGATGTCACGACTGGTGAATGACGTCACCGCGGTTCGTCTCCTCCTGGGGCTTGGGATTCTCAATTTATTGAATACGCCGCTGTATTACATTTACGCTGGCTCGGCGATGGTGATGATGGACCCACAGTTGACGCTTGCCGCGCTTGCGACGTATCCACTCATGTTTCTTTTTGTCAAACGTATGAGCCGGCAGATGATGGAGAAGACGCTGAAAGTCCAGGAAGGGTTAGCGGATCTTTCGACTCGGGTGCAAGAGTCGGTGAGTGGCATGCACGTGGTACGTGCCTACGTTCGTGAAGATTGGCAGGCGGCTGAATTCGGTCGTCGGAACGATACCTTTCGTGAAGAAAGTATGAGTCTCGCTCGCGTGCGAGGACTATTTCCGCCGCTGATGAAAGCGGTCTCTGGCCTTGGGCTCCTGGTGGTACTGTGGTACGGCGGGTCTCATGTGATTGCTGGGCGCCTGAGCTTGGGAGATCTGGTTGCCTTTATGGGCTATCTCCATCTGTTAGCATGGCCGACTATGGCTCTCGGCTGGCTGATTTCTATCGTCCAACGAGGAAAAGCCGCCTTGAAACGATTGGAGTCCATTTTTCAGACGCAGCCGGAAATCGTTGATGGCCAAGGCGATGGTTTAGCGCGGCAGATTCATGGTGAGATTCATTTTCAAGATGTGGACTTTGGCTACCGTGCGCACGTGAATGGTCACTTGGTGTTACGCGATATCAACCTGACTATTCCTGCTGGAACGACAGTGGCCGTCGTTGGCCGTATGGGTTCGGGGAAAAGCACGCTTGTGCAACTCCTTCCTCGCCTGTTCGACGTTCAGAATGGGACCATTACAATCGATGGCCAGGATATTCGTACGTGTTCTCTCGCGGCATTGCGACATTGGGTTGGGTTTGTTCCGCAGGACCCTTTTCTGTTTTCTACGCGTATTAAGGAGAATATCGCGTTCTCCTTACCTGCGGTTGATATGGAACGAGTACGCTGGGCTGCGCGGGTTGCCCACCTTGACCAAGATATTGCCGATTTTCCTCGTGGCTATGACACCGTTGTCGGCGAACGTGGGATTACGCTTTCTGGCGGGCAGAAACAACGCATGACCTTAGCTCGCGCACTGCTGGCTGACCCTCCTATCTTGGTCCTGGATGATGCGCTCTCCAGTGTTGACGCACAAACCGAGCGACAAATTCTCCGCGGGTTGCGTGAAGCAACGCATGAGAAAACCGTCGTCGTCATTTCTCATCGGATCGCTGCAGTTCGTGATGCCGACATGATCGTCGTTCTTGATGAAGGTCGGATCGTCGAAACTGGTACCCATACACAGCTTGTGGAACGTGGTGGAATCTATGCCGAGATCTTTCAGCAACAAGCGCTGGAAGAAGAGTTGGCAGAGCTATGA
- a CDS encoding CopG family transcriptional regulator: MKVKTSITLSQELLKIVDKRAKQGKKNRSDFIETAISL, translated from the coding sequence ATGAAAGTGAAGACATCAATCACCCTTTCTCAAGAACTCCTCAAGATTGTCGACAAACGAGCAAAGCAAGGCAAGAAGAATCGCTCTGATTTTATCGAGACAGCCATCTCGCTTTAG
- a CDS encoding sugar transferase translates to MQRMADTPVSAAAVRRPTLRYQTTLLVLMFADILCVLLMYLITFVLRIYVSFPFTVDLLPSIRFSEVNHPLFILATSQIILLYFFGFYDLHALVHRTRLVTNVAAALGVQLLATSAWYFFRGDLLFPRSVLVLLWLLNTVGVTVLRLWVVRWLARVRPLRVLLVGAAEELVTFLSGLPEVFHTPGLNLVGLVAVDHPMTATAHSSVPWLGKVEDLPQLMREYHIEEVILLSQPTWKDSFIDSLVRSSDGWREYEDRPRVLVVPSVYDILVGRVSTLRLHDVPLVEVLKDPQEDLAFLVKEIVDVGIAAVLLLLSLPVLCIAICCIKFTSSGPTLYRQRRVGRDGQEFVMYKLRTMVDGAEVATGPILAGVGDERITRVGRFLRATRIDEIPQLFNVLNGTMSLVGPRPERPEFVEEFLRTIPGYAERLLVKPGLTGLAQVNGEYHTTAEYKLKYDLAYIYNYSLWLDMRIMAETVKVMLTRRGV, encoded by the coding sequence ATGCAGCGTATGGCAGATACACCAGTCTCAGCGGCTGCGGTGCGGCGACCGACATTGCGGTACCAAACCACATTGTTGGTTTTGATGTTCGCAGACATCCTCTGTGTGCTGTTGATGTATCTCATCACCTTCGTCCTGCGTATTTATGTTTCGTTTCCATTTACTGTCGATCTCCTACCGTCGATTCGTTTTAGTGAAGTGAATCACCCGCTGTTTATCCTTGCGACTTCACAAATCATTTTGTTGTACTTTTTTGGCTTCTATGACCTCCATGCCTTGGTGCATCGGACTCGATTGGTGACAAATGTCGCCGCAGCACTCGGCGTACAGTTACTCGCAACCTCGGCCTGGTATTTCTTTCGCGGCGATTTGCTCTTCCCTCGTTCTGTGTTGGTCTTGTTGTGGCTACTCAATACGGTAGGTGTGACCGTTCTTCGCCTATGGGTGGTGCGTTGGTTGGCACGGGTCCGCCCTCTGCGGGTGTTGCTCGTTGGTGCGGCTGAGGAACTGGTGACATTCCTCTCTGGCCTTCCAGAGGTTTTTCATACGCCAGGGTTGAATCTGGTCGGCTTAGTCGCTGTCGATCATCCCATGACTGCTACTGCGCACTCTTCGGTTCCCTGGCTAGGAAAAGTCGAAGACCTCCCACAACTGATGCGAGAATATCATATCGAGGAAGTGATTCTTCTTTCACAACCGACTTGGAAGGATTCGTTTATCGACAGCTTAGTACGTTCTTCTGACGGATGGCGTGAGTATGAAGATAGGCCACGGGTCCTTGTGGTGCCTTCCGTCTATGACATTTTAGTTGGTCGCGTGTCGACGTTACGATTGCATGATGTACCGTTAGTGGAGGTTCTCAAGGATCCACAAGAAGATCTAGCGTTTCTCGTCAAAGAAATCGTCGATGTTGGTATTGCTGCCGTTTTGTTGTTGCTCAGTCTGCCAGTTTTGTGCATTGCCATATGCTGCATCAAATTCACATCGAGTGGTCCGACCCTGTATCGGCAACGCCGGGTCGGCCGCGATGGGCAAGAGTTTGTCATGTACAAGTTGCGCACTATGGTCGATGGTGCAGAGGTGGCGACTGGTCCAATCCTGGCCGGAGTGGGTGACGAACGGATTACCCGCGTCGGTCGGTTTTTGCGTGCCACGCGAATCGACGAAATCCCTCAACTCTTCAATGTCTTGAATGGCACTATGAGTTTGGTGGGGCCTCGGCCTGAACGCCCTGAGTTTGTTGAGGAGTTCTTGCGGACCATTCCCGGATATGCCGAACGGTTACTGGTCAAACCCGGACTCACCGGACTTGCGCAAGTGAATGGTGAGTATCACACAACAGCTGAGTACAAACTCAAATACGACCTCGCGTACATTTATAACTATTCGTTATGGCTGGATATGCGGATCATGGCAGAGACCGTAAAGGTGATGCTGACCCGACGAGGGGTGTGA
- a CDS encoding glycosyltransferase family 2 protein has product MGASGTPAEGLLLAVSSIFINEGMEGASGVIKASIVILTWNSTDLLRGSLQSLPQACTTYPYEVLVIDNGSRGYSPASLRFEFPWMQLVVNRDNRGVAPGRNQGIRVAQGEYIILLDDDTVVEPGAFDRLISYMDAHLQVGLCAPKLIGLDGQLHLTCRFYPTLLDKVARQVPFAAAQRLRQQTEMADWDHNSIRAVDYVIGACQVIRREALMKVGLLDEQIFYGPEDIDFCIRLRQAGWQVVYNPEAVVIHKERRVARSFFSGLSWKHLWGVSYYFWKHKYLFSRQRLYRRLGVAALDTLSAS; this is encoded by the coding sequence ATGGGCGCGAGTGGCACTCCTGCGGAAGGACTCTTACTCGCTGTATCATCCATTTTCATCAACGAAGGAATGGAAGGGGCAAGTGGAGTGATCAAGGCTTCGATCGTCATTCTTACGTGGAATTCGACGGACCTGTTACGCGGCAGCCTGCAATCGCTGCCTCAGGCGTGCACCACTTATCCGTATGAAGTCCTTGTCATCGACAATGGTTCGCGTGGGTATTCGCCAGCGTCGCTCCGTTTTGAGTTTCCGTGGATGCAGCTTGTGGTTAACCGTGACAATCGCGGTGTCGCGCCCGGACGGAATCAAGGGATTCGTGTTGCCCAAGGCGAGTACATTATCTTGCTTGATGACGATACGGTGGTAGAGCCTGGAGCGTTTGACCGCCTCATTTCTTACATGGATGCTCACCTCCAAGTGGGGCTGTGTGCACCGAAGCTGATAGGTCTGGACGGTCAACTCCATCTCACGTGTCGGTTCTATCCCACATTGCTCGATAAAGTCGCAAGACAAGTGCCGTTTGCTGCTGCTCAACGACTGCGACAGCAAACGGAGATGGCAGATTGGGATCACAATTCCATTCGTGCGGTTGACTATGTTATTGGCGCGTGTCAAGTCATTCGTCGGGAAGCGCTGATGAAGGTCGGCCTGTTAGATGAACAGATCTTTTATGGGCCGGAAGATATCGACTTCTGTATACGGTTACGTCAAGCTGGGTGGCAGGTCGTCTACAATCCAGAAGCAGTGGTGATTCATAAAGAACGACGGGTCGCCCGATCCTTCTTTTCTGGATTGAGCTGGAAGCATTTGTGGGGTGTGAGCTATTACTTTTGGAAGCATAAATATCTGTTTTCCCGGCAGAGGTTGTATCGTCGCTTGGGAGTCGCTGCTCTCGATACGCTTTCTGCTTCATAA